In Streptomyces alboniger, the following are encoded in one genomic region:
- the hppD gene encoding 4-hydroxyphenylpyruvate dioxygenase, with translation MSSQAIGSTASAAGPRTPFVIEGFDSVGFAVGNAFQSAHFLVTAFGMTPVAYRGPETGSRDACSYVLRAGAARFVVTGPTRSRTALGEHVAEHGDSVVDVGIRVSNVEAAFRHAVAAGASGLDEPHELRDADGAVRLASFAAYGPVRHTFVDRSAYRAAYLPGYQPCPHTFPQPPPVPYFTAIDHCVAAVEAGRMDEWADFYQRVLGGELLAEFIDGEISTRYSALRSKVVADRLRRVRFPVVEPAPSERASQVEEFLRFHSGPGVQHVALATGDILRAVDGMRAAGVQFLPAPAAYYEDPDLLARMGPISSPISELRERGVLVDQDENGHLLQILTKPVQDRPTGFFELIERHGSEGFGVGNFAALFHAIEREQDRRGNL, from the coding sequence GTGAGCAGTCAGGCGATTGGCTCGACGGCGTCCGCGGCGGGTCCGCGGACGCCGTTCGTCATCGAGGGCTTCGACTCGGTCGGCTTCGCGGTCGGCAACGCGTTCCAGAGCGCACACTTCCTGGTGACCGCATTCGGGATGACGCCGGTCGCCTACCGCGGCCCGGAAACCGGGAGCCGCGACGCGTGCTCGTACGTCCTGCGCGCAGGCGCCGCACGGTTCGTGGTCACAGGCCCGACACGGTCGCGCACCGCGCTCGGCGAGCACGTCGCCGAACACGGCGACTCGGTGGTCGACGTAGGGATCCGGGTCTCGAACGTCGAGGCCGCCTTCCGGCACGCGGTCGCCGCCGGGGCGAGCGGCCTCGATGAGCCGCACGAACTGCGAGACGCGGACGGCGCGGTCCGGCTGGCGAGCTTCGCGGCCTACGGCCCGGTCCGGCACACCTTCGTCGACCGGTCGGCGTACCGCGCCGCCTATCTCCCCGGCTACCAACCGTGCCCGCACACGTTTCCCCAACCGCCCCCCGTACCGTATTTCACGGCGATCGACCACTGCGTCGCCGCGGTCGAAGCGGGCCGGATGGACGAATGGGCCGACTTCTACCAGCGTGTCCTCGGCGGCGAACTGCTGGCGGAGTTCATCGACGGGGAGATCTCCACGCGGTACTCGGCGCTGCGCTCGAAGGTGGTCGCCGACAGGCTGCGCCGGGTCAGGTTCCCCGTCGTCGAACCCGCGCCGTCGGAGCGCGCCAGCCAGGTCGAGGAGTTCCTGCGCTTCCACAGCGGCCCGGGGGTGCAGCACGTGGCACTCGCCACCGGCGACATCCTGCGCGCCGTGGATGGCATGCGTGCGGCCGGAGTTCAGTTCCTGCCGGCCCCGGCCGCGTACTACGAGGACCCGGACCTGCTCGCCCGCATGGGCCCGATCAGCTCGCCGATCAGCGAGCTGCGTGAGCGCGGGGTCCTGGTCGACCAGGACGAGAACGGCCACCTCCTGCAAATCCTCACCAAGCCCGTGCAGGACCGGCCGACCGGCTTCTTCGAGCTGATCGAGCGGCACGGCTCGGAAGGTTTCGGGGTCGGCAATTTCGCCGCCCTCTTCCACGCCATCGAACGGGAGCAGGACCGACGCGGCAACCTCTGA
- a CDS encoding SigE family RNA polymerase sigma factor, whose product MGTVVDDTASAEFHAFFERHYAALARLAHLLTGEADAADDLAADALLALWHRWDRVRASEHPAAYARGVVVNLARTRIRGAVRERRRVALFWAPREEKTENPDVAGVVDVQRALHRLPFRKRACVVLRHAFDLSEKDTALALGVSVGTVKSQTSKGMAELQRRLGTHDAAREVHTAMARTGTAGGRDR is encoded by the coding sequence GTGGGCACAGTCGTCGACGACACCGCCTCCGCGGAGTTCCACGCGTTCTTCGAGCGGCACTACGCCGCATTGGCCCGGCTCGCGCACCTGTTGACCGGCGAGGCGGATGCCGCCGACGACCTGGCCGCGGATGCGCTGCTCGCGCTGTGGCACCGCTGGGACCGGGTGCGGGCGAGCGAACACCCGGCGGCGTACGCGCGGGGCGTGGTCGTCAATCTGGCCCGGACGCGGATACGCGGCGCGGTGCGCGAGCGGCGGCGTGTCGCGCTGTTCTGGGCCCCGCGGGAGGAGAAGACAGAGAATCCGGACGTGGCCGGGGTGGTCGACGTACAACGGGCGCTACACAGACTGCCGTTCCGGAAACGGGCGTGTGTCGTGCTGCGCCATGCGTTCGACCTGTCCGAGAAGGACACCGCGCTGGCCCTGGGCGTGTCGGTCGGTACGGTCAAGAGCCAGACGTCGAAGGGGATGGCCGAGCTACAGCGGCGGCTCGGCACGCACGACGCCGCGCGTGAGGTGCACACGGCGATGGCGCGTACCGGGACTGCCGGAGGCAGGGACCGATGA
- a CDS encoding transglycosylase SLT domain-containing protein — MPAKGKHRRPKSRSLNRGIAAAGTGGAVLVLPVLGATSAGAAPKPAADASAYVVVAGDTLSKIAREHSVSGGWKKLYEDNRGVLGGDPKLIHPGLKLTIGAKGPAEPAKKADASPASAERADRSERAAAPAAAPAKKTYANNLDGWIRESLDIMGRHGIPGSYEGIHRNIMRESSGNPLAINNWDSNAVAGTPSKGLLQVIAPTFAAYHVPGTSLDSYDPVANITAACNYAADRYGSIDNVNGPY, encoded by the coding sequence ATGCCCGCAAAGGGAAAGCACCGCCGTCCGAAGTCCAGATCGCTCAACCGCGGCATCGCCGCCGCGGGCACGGGTGGAGCCGTCCTCGTCCTGCCGGTGCTGGGCGCGACGAGCGCCGGCGCGGCCCCGAAGCCGGCCGCGGACGCGAGCGCGTACGTCGTCGTCGCGGGCGACACCCTCTCCAAGATCGCCCGGGAGCACTCCGTGAGCGGTGGCTGGAAGAAGCTGTACGAGGACAACCGCGGCGTCCTCGGCGGCGACCCGAAGCTGATCCACCCCGGCCTCAAGCTCACTATCGGCGCGAAGGGTCCGGCGGAGCCCGCGAAGAAGGCGGACGCCTCCCCCGCGTCCGCCGAGCGGGCGGACCGCTCCGAGCGTGCGGCCGCGCCGGCCGCAGCCCCGGCGAAGAAGACCTACGCCAACAACCTCGACGGCTGGATCAGGGAGTCGCTCGACATCATGGGCCGGCACGGCATACCCGGTTCCTACGAGGGCATCCACCGCAACATCATGCGCGAGTCCTCCGGCAACCCGCTGGCCATCAACAACTGGGACTCCAACGCCGTCGCCGGCACCCCGTCCAAGGGGCTCCTCCAGGTCATCGCCCCCACGTTCGCCGCGTACCACGTGCCGGGCACGTCGCTGGACAGCTACGACCCCGTCGCCAACATCACGGCCGCCTGCAACTACGCGGCCGACCGCTACGGCTCGATCGACAACGTGAACGGTCCGTACTAG